The following proteins are co-located in the Fimbriiglobus ruber genome:
- a CDS encoding tetratricopeptide repeat protein gives MKRRPILAIAGVIACGVAVLTWKVWPREAAPPPPQPPAIDPAGVDPVVWREIEANRTEVERTPKSPRGWGRLGMVLLAHQFRSESLTCLARAEFLEPDDVRWPYYQALAVRRSDPEATIAHLRRAVATGGGGDGPRLLLAELLLQRGQTDEAAALFQAAQARDSSNSRAALGMAQAAFGRDDLSACMQYLEKAKDDPRTRKAAHTFLAEIQQRRGDRPAAEEAWRVAQALPDDVPWPDPLAESIQEMMVGHLEIVTHAASLLQQNRPDQAIPLLQRAIEDYPESNWARVLLGRAWLRVGNLATAEAVLREAVRRAPETVEAQFYLGVVLSEQKQFAAAIPFFRQAVQLKPDYALAWYNLGFCNKQIGKRGEARTAFQSAVDCRSQFAEARANLGELMAEDGETDAALDQLRQAILLTPKDAHAQELLEKIKKQSRHLSPR, from the coding sequence ATGAAGCGCCGGCCAATTCTGGCGATCGCGGGAGTGATCGCTTGCGGGGTCGCGGTACTGACGTGGAAGGTGTGGCCGCGCGAGGCGGCGCCCCCACCCCCACAACCGCCGGCGATCGACCCCGCGGGAGTCGACCCGGTCGTCTGGCGCGAGATCGAGGCGAACCGCACGGAAGTCGAGCGAACCCCGAAATCGCCGCGGGGTTGGGGGCGGCTCGGAATGGTGCTGCTGGCCCACCAGTTTCGTTCCGAATCGCTGACCTGTCTGGCTCGCGCCGAGTTTCTTGAGCCCGATGACGTGCGTTGGCCGTACTACCAGGCGTTGGCCGTGCGCCGCTCCGACCCCGAAGCGACCATTGCCCACCTCCGGCGTGCCGTCGCCACAGGTGGGGGAGGTGACGGTCCACGGCTTTTGCTGGCCGAGTTGCTTCTCCAGCGCGGGCAAACGGACGAGGCCGCGGCACTGTTCCAGGCGGCCCAGGCGCGCGATTCGTCGAACAGCCGGGCCGCTCTGGGTATGGCCCAGGCGGCGTTCGGGAGAGACGACCTTTCGGCGTGCATGCAATACCTGGAAAAAGCCAAGGACGACCCGCGGACGCGGAAGGCGGCACATACTTTCCTGGCCGAAATTCAGCAACGACGTGGTGATCGGCCCGCGGCCGAAGAGGCGTGGCGCGTGGCGCAGGCCTTGCCGGATGACGTCCCCTGGCCGGACCCACTGGCTGAGTCCATACAGGAAATGATGGTCGGGCACCTGGAAATCGTCACGCACGCCGCTTCCCTGCTTCAACAGAACCGCCCCGACCAGGCTATTCCTCTCCTGCAACGAGCGATCGAAGATTATCCCGAGTCGAACTGGGCTCGGGTTCTTCTTGGTCGGGCATGGCTCAGGGTGGGAAACTTGGCTACAGCGGAGGCGGTCCTACGCGAGGCTGTCCGCCGTGCACCGGAGACGGTGGAAGCGCAATTTTACCTCGGTGTGGTTCTGTCCGAGCAGAAGCAATTTGCCGCCGCGATTCCCTTTTTTCGTCAGGCCGTACAATTGAAACCGGACTACGCACTGGCCTGGTACAACCTCGGCTTTTGTAACAAGCAGATCGGCAAACGTGGCGAAGCCCGTACAGCGTTCCAGTCGGCCGTCGACTGTCGGTCTCAGTTCGCCGAGGCCCGTGCTAATCTGGGTGAGTTAATGGCAGAGGATGGGGAAACGGACGCCGCCCTCGACCAACTGCGGCAGGCGATTCTTCTGACGCCGAAGGATGCCCACGCCCAGGAGTTGTTGGAAAAGATCAAAAAGCAGTCGCGGCACCTGTCACCGCGCTGA
- a CDS encoding sugar phosphate isomerase/epimerase family protein, translated as MNRRAFLASAASSVALPSVRLTAAPSPAPTDFQIACMTLPYSRFPLDRALAGIKASGFRYVAWGTTHKDAGKDVPVLAPDAPPERAKELAVRCRDMGLEPLMMFSTVYPEHKDGLTILKQRLLQAGAARVPQVLTFGHTKGGNRKLWVERLTALGPIARDNNVLLVVKQHGGETGTGEACAAITREVNHPNVKVNYDAGNVLDYLDKDPIPDIKHCAAEVRSFCIKDHRNWPKDEDCGPGFGEIDHYKLLHPVAFTGQPMPLCCENIFAPLVPRPAKPEAVDVLAKRAREFLEVVVAGLQKVKE; from the coding sequence GTGAATCGTCGCGCGTTTCTTGCAAGTGCCGCCTCATCGGTCGCGCTGCCGAGTGTGCGGCTGACCGCCGCTCCTTCGCCTGCGCCGACCGACTTTCAAATCGCCTGTATGACACTACCCTACTCCCGGTTTCCGCTGGACCGAGCGCTCGCGGGCATCAAAGCCTCTGGATTTCGCTACGTCGCATGGGGGACGACACACAAGGACGCCGGCAAGGACGTTCCGGTTCTCGCCCCGGACGCGCCACCCGAACGGGCGAAGGAGCTGGCCGTCAGGTGCCGGGATATGGGACTGGAACCGCTGATGATGTTCAGCACGGTTTACCCCGAACACAAAGACGGGCTGACGATTCTCAAACAACGACTTCTCCAGGCGGGCGCGGCCCGGGTGCCACAGGTGTTGACGTTCGGACATACCAAAGGCGGGAACCGTAAGCTCTGGGTCGAACGACTGACCGCACTCGGACCGATCGCCAGGGACAACAACGTCCTCCTGGTGGTCAAGCAACACGGCGGCGAAACCGGCACCGGCGAGGCGTGCGCGGCCATCACCCGCGAGGTGAACCACCCCAACGTCAAGGTGAACTACGACGCCGGGAACGTCCTCGATTACCTCGACAAAGACCCGATTCCGGACATCAAGCACTGCGCCGCCGAGGTGCGAAGCTTTTGCATCAAGGACCATCGGAACTGGCCGAAGGACGAAGATTGCGGCCCCGGCTTCGGCGAAATCGACCACTACAAATTGCTCCACCCCGTCGCGTTCACAGGGCAACCGATGCCGCTGTGCTGCGAAAACATCTTCGCCCCGCTCGTACCTCGTCCGGCGAAACCGGAAGCGGTAGACGTGTTGGCAAAGCGGGCACGGGAATTTCTGGAGGTGGTGGTAGCAGGGCTTCAGAAAGTTAAAGAGTGA